A genomic window from Paenibacillus sp. FSL K6-0276 includes:
- a CDS encoding MFS transporter, translated as MQLATIFLGFIVFGISENIKGPAIPRIQFDFSLDEKQLGTLLSLNALGYLIACSFTAVLVRKWGIKAVSIIAFASMIFSGLLIYISHSYPFFSASYFLMYIGNGMLEIGLAILGARIFVKNTGTMMNLSHFFYGFSSTLAPLLATGLMTVSVFGHTLDWRGMYLIMLSLSLLPILFALRSTFPGDDLPHEDRIPLKTLVRDPALWLMVLILSFGVVSELAVGGWLVNFLEKAYKWDTVTASGMLSTFFLCFSLARLLLGPVTDKIGFNLSLIIFSAFSALCTFAAILGGEQLAFLFAAAGIGIAMIYPTVMAFIAKRYPHGSDTAITFTVTLMGVGSVIGNYAIGAVIEGVKRLYGAETQTGILRGLQAGYGFIGFCAAVCAISGCVLYRYLHRLQELI; from the coding sequence ATGCAATTGGCGACCATCTTTTTAGGATTTATAGTGTTTGGCATATCGGAAAATATTAAAGGACCCGCCATTCCGCGAATCCAATTTGACTTCAGTCTGGACGAGAAACAGCTCGGCACCCTTTTATCCCTAAATGCATTAGGTTATTTGATCGCCTGCTCCTTTACAGCTGTATTGGTTCGGAAGTGGGGGATCAAGGCTGTCAGTATCATTGCTTTTGCATCCATGATATTCTCAGGATTGTTAATCTATATCTCCCACAGCTACCCTTTCTTCTCAGCTTCTTATTTCCTAATGTACATCGGAAACGGAATGCTGGAGATTGGTCTTGCCATTTTGGGAGCACGCATCTTTGTAAAAAATACTGGGACCATGATGAACTTATCCCATTTCTTTTACGGGTTTAGTTCCACGTTAGCTCCACTGCTGGCAACAGGACTAATGACGGTAAGTGTATTCGGTCATACACTTGATTGGCGCGGAATGTATCTAATTATGCTTAGCCTTTCTTTGCTACCTATTCTATTTGCCTTACGGAGTACGTTTCCAGGTGACGATCTTCCGCATGAGGACCGAATTCCATTAAAAACGCTGGTCCGTGATCCGGCTTTATGGCTAATGGTTCTTATCCTTTCCTTCGGAGTTGTGTCGGAGCTTGCCGTAGGCGGATGGCTCGTAAATTTCCTTGAAAAAGCATACAAGTGGGATACAGTTACTGCTTCAGGAATGCTGTCCACCTTCTTTCTCTGCTTCTCGTTAGCAAGGCTCCTGCTAGGGCCCGTTACAGATAAAATTGGATTCAACCTATCGCTTATCATCTTTTCAGCCTTCTCTGCCTTATGTACGTTTGCTGCTATTTTGGGTGGGGAGCAACTCGCTTTTCTATTCGCAGCAGCAGGAATTGGCATTGCGATGATTTATCCTACGGTGATGGCCTTTATCGCAAAGAGATATCCGCATGGTAGCGACACCGCCATCACATTTACAGTTACGTTAATGGGAGTGGGCAGCGTGATTGGCAACTATGCAATAGGTGCAGTGATCGAAGGTGTGAAGAGGCTTTACGGTGCGGAGACGCAAACAGGTATACTGCGCGGACTTCAAGCTGGTTATGGTTTTATCGGATTCTGTGCGGCGGTATGCGCGATATCCGGTTGTGTGCTGTATCGTTATTTACATCGTCTCCAAGAACTTATCTAG
- a CDS encoding spore coat associated protein CotJA has translation MESQLRRYTPFRGPFDPCPPVPFKTYVVPPNQFINFQPPDLPQFSLQEALRYGTLWPALFSPYESKCKGGGK, from the coding sequence ATGGAATCACAGCTACGGAGGTACACCCCCTTCAGGGGCCCATTTGATCCTTGCCCGCCGGTACCGTTCAAAACTTATGTAGTTCCACCAAATCAGTTCATTAACTTTCAGCCACCAGATTTACCTCAGTTTAGTTTGCAGGAGGCTCTAAGGTATGGCACGCTCTGGCCGGCACTATTCAGCCCGTATGAATCCAAGTGCAAAGGAGGAGGGAAATAG
- a CDS encoding LysE family transporter encodes MNTFIGYIFLGLSLSAPIGPINAAQLDKGIRKGFWHAWMVGLGAISADIIFMLLVYFGVIHLLESPFIKAFLWLFGFFVLVYTGIESIKNAGVVSEPGMRSSDSSLTKSYWSGLLMSLFNPLSILFWLGIYGSILAKAAMEYPMQQLLIYSGAIVLGILIWDVSMAAASSMFRKVLTTGVLKSISVLSGLSLVGFGLYFGVQAARLLFFH; translated from the coding sequence ATAAACACATTTATAGGATATATATTTCTTGGTCTTTCGCTGTCCGCACCTATTGGTCCCATTAATGCTGCTCAACTGGACAAAGGAATCCGCAAGGGCTTCTGGCATGCTTGGATGGTGGGGCTTGGAGCCATAAGTGCAGATATCATTTTCATGTTACTAGTTTACTTTGGGGTGATCCATCTACTAGAATCCCCTTTTATTAAAGCATTCTTGTGGTTATTTGGTTTCTTTGTGCTGGTGTATACGGGCATAGAGAGCATTAAAAATGCTGGTGTGGTATCAGAACCCGGTATGAGAAGCAGTGATTCATCCTTAACTAAGTCTTATTGGTCCGGTTTACTGATGTCTTTATTCAATCCGCTTTCCATATTATTTTGGCTAGGGATATACGGGTCTATTTTGGCCAAAGCGGCCATGGAGTATCCAATGCAGCAGTTGTTGATTTATAGCGGAGCTATTGTACTTGGAATTTTGATCTGGGATGTATCGATGGCGGCCGCTTCGAGCATGTTCCGTAAAGTCCTCACAACCGGTGTTTTAAAATCGATCTCCGTGCTGTCAGGCCTTTCGCTTGTTGGTTTTGGGCTTTATTTTGGTGTACAAGCCGCTCGGCTATTGTTTTTTCATTAA
- a CDS encoding MATE family efflux transporter, giving the protein MINAMYSVVDRMFLGRMEEGGTLALSAIGISFPIIMLISAFAALIGAGGAPLASIKMGEGEHKKAEELLGSCCSMLLMASVILTALFLIFKSPFLTLFGASHETLPLANDFLGIYLFGTVAVLISLGLNPFIAAQGYAKTAMLTVCVGAVVNIILDAIFIFEMNMGIKGAALATVIAQFISAIWVLGFLTSKRAHLRLRLSNMRINPKEAASILALGLSPFIMNSTESLIQIVFNTSLAKFGGDMYVAAMGIMGTLMQIFGTLISSFAQGAQPIISYNYGARDFARVKSTIIYCSILCAAFGLSMWSIAIFIPQLPINIFTNNPELVALIQINEDIFPWHLYFWYSIGFSTSIYRLGPSPSFYFYRDFA; this is encoded by the coding sequence TTGATCAATGCCATGTATAGTGTTGTTGATCGGATGTTCCTCGGAAGAATGGAGGAGGGAGGGACGCTTGCCTTATCAGCTATAGGTATATCTTTTCCGATCATTATGTTGATTTCAGCATTTGCGGCTCTAATCGGAGCTGGCGGAGCCCCTCTAGCTTCTATAAAAATGGGTGAAGGTGAACATAAAAAAGCAGAAGAATTACTAGGAAGTTGTTGTTCTATGCTACTAATGGCATCCGTAATCCTAACAGCTTTGTTTCTTATCTTTAAGTCCCCATTCTTAACGCTATTCGGAGCGAGCCACGAAACATTGCCGCTAGCCAACGATTTTTTAGGCATTTACCTCTTTGGAACTGTGGCGGTGCTCATTTCATTGGGGTTGAATCCATTTATTGCAGCACAAGGATATGCCAAAACAGCCATGCTCACGGTATGCGTTGGTGCGGTTGTGAATATCATCCTTGACGCCATTTTTATTTTTGAGATGAATATGGGAATTAAGGGTGCAGCTTTGGCTACTGTTATTGCACAATTTATTTCGGCCATTTGGGTATTGGGGTTCTTAACCTCTAAACGAGCTCATCTGCGCTTGCGTCTATCCAACATGCGCATTAACCCTAAGGAAGCCGCTAGTATACTAGCATTGGGACTTTCTCCATTCATTATGAATTCAACCGAAAGTTTAATTCAAATCGTATTTAACACGTCGCTAGCCAAATTTGGAGGCGACATGTACGTGGCTGCCATGGGGATTATGGGAACACTGATGCAAATTTTTGGGACGCTGATATCTAGTTTTGCTCAAGGGGCACAACCTATTATAAGTTATAATTATGGAGCTCGCGATTTTGCACGTGTAAAATCCACAATTATATATTGTAGTATTCTTTGCGCTGCTTTTGGATTGTCGATGTGGAGCATAGCCATTTTTATACCACAGCTTCCCATTAACATTTTTACCAATAATCCTGAGCTTGTAGCTCTCATCCAGATTAATGAAGATATTTTTCCTTGGCACTTGTATTTTTGGTATTCAATTGGCTTTTCAACAAGTATTTATCGCCTTGGGCCAAGCCCGAGTTTCTATTTTTATCGCGATTTTGCGTAA
- a CDS encoding sugar O-acetyltransferase, protein MATNKENMIAGKLYMAGGEELAKDSKRSRMLTRLFNNTTEEQGEYRVELLKKLFESTGKSLHVEPPFRCDYGSNITVGNNFYANFDCIILDVAKVTIGENVLFGPRVSVYTAGHPIDADVRISMLEFGTPITIGNNVWVGGNAVINPGVNIGNNVIIGAGSVVTKDIPDNVIAVGNPCKVLRAVTEDDKQHWEQLKEEYYRDIEQ, encoded by the coding sequence ATGGCAACAAACAAAGAAAACATGATTGCAGGAAAGCTATATATGGCAGGCGGTGAAGAATTAGCAAAGGATAGTAAAAGATCCAGAATGCTCACTCGTTTATTTAACAATACGACGGAAGAACAAGGTGAATATAGAGTAGAATTACTTAAGAAATTATTTGAGTCTACGGGCAAATCATTGCATGTTGAGCCGCCTTTCCGCTGTGATTATGGTAGCAATATTACCGTTGGAAATAACTTTTATGCTAATTTCGACTGCATTATCCTGGACGTAGCAAAAGTAACTATAGGTGAAAATGTTCTCTTTGGACCCAGAGTAAGTGTATATACCGCTGGCCATCCCATTGATGCGGACGTTCGTATTAGTATGCTTGAATTTGGTACACCGATTACCATTGGAAACAATGTGTGGGTTGGCGGAAATGCCGTAATCAATCCTGGGGTAAATATCGGCAACAATGTGATCATCGGTGCAGGTTCAGTCGTGACTAAGGATATCCCTGACAATGTAATTGCGGTGGGTAACCCATGCAAGGTATTAAGAGCAGTCACCGAAGACGATAAGCAACACTGGGAACAACTTAAAGAAGAGTATTACAGAGACATCGAGCAATAA
- a CDS encoding amino acid permease: MNQASGNSKNEKKLKWWQLSLLGVAGTIGTGYFLGSGLAISIGGPAVLVAYIFAAIGTYIVFDALSRMTAEQPEQGSFRSYAKKAFGSWAGFCSGWVYWFSELLIMGSQLTALSIFSRFWFPAVPMWIFAAGFALLGLVIVFFGNKGFDLVENVLAVIKIAAILMFLIIAAALLAGWIGGGKYTPKVPLNYSALFPKGGVGLWSAFLFAFYAYGGIEVLGIMSNRLQKPEDAPKAGKVMLIALVIVYILSIGLAVIMVPFSAFNSKESPFVLALSSDHLAFVPHLFNGVLIVAGFSTMTASLYAVTSMMITLAQEGDAPKLFSRKWKDKYPFYALTLITVGITAAVVMSLLLPGKVYEYITTAAGLMLLYNWSFILLSSGKLLKGSRFNTVKRWLGLLLIGLAVTGTLFHSLSRPGLYISLMLVTLIAVCDWIVTRVRKKRTVDTDKEPNKGNLLLEIQGLIDYSKDPIKIIRPKKNKT; this comes from the coding sequence TTGAACCAAGCTTCTGGTAATTCAAAAAATGAAAAGAAATTGAAATGGTGGCAGTTAAGCTTATTAGGCGTTGCAGGTACAATTGGAACCGGATATTTCTTAGGTTCAGGCTTAGCAATTTCTATAGGGGGGCCTGCAGTACTGGTCGCTTACATCTTTGCTGCTATTGGAACGTATATAGTATTTGATGCTCTTTCACGTATGACTGCAGAACAACCAGAGCAAGGATCTTTTCGTTCCTATGCAAAAAAAGCGTTTGGTAGCTGGGCGGGTTTCTGCAGTGGTTGGGTTTACTGGTTCTCGGAATTGTTAATTATGGGTAGTCAACTAACTGCTTTATCTATTTTTTCGCGTTTTTGGTTTCCAGCTGTGCCTATGTGGATATTTGCTGCTGGGTTTGCTTTATTGGGACTTGTCATCGTTTTTTTTGGGAATAAGGGGTTTGACCTAGTTGAGAATGTGTTGGCTGTAATAAAAATAGCTGCTATTCTCATGTTCTTAATCATTGCGGCTGCTCTATTGGCTGGTTGGATAGGTGGAGGTAAGTATACACCGAAGGTTCCATTAAACTACTCCGCGCTGTTTCCTAAAGGAGGGGTGGGGCTGTGGTCTGCCTTTCTGTTCGCTTTTTATGCATACGGAGGGATTGAGGTACTCGGAATTATGTCCAATAGACTTCAAAAGCCAGAGGATGCACCAAAGGCAGGAAAGGTTATGCTGATCGCCTTGGTTATTGTGTACATCTTGTCTATTGGTCTAGCTGTAATCATGGTGCCATTTAGTGCGTTTAACTCGAAAGAAAGTCCATTTGTTCTAGCGCTAAGTAGCGATCACTTGGCTTTCGTGCCTCATCTATTTAACGGAGTGTTGATTGTCGCTGGCTTTTCTACAATGACTGCGTCACTCTACGCTGTAACTTCAATGATGATTACCCTGGCTCAAGAGGGAGACGCGCCGAAGTTATTTTCTCGGAAGTGGAAGGATAAATATCCTTTTTATGCCCTTACTTTGATCACCGTAGGAATTACGGCGGCAGTGGTGATGTCACTATTGTTGCCGGGAAAAGTGTATGAGTATATCACTACTGCGGCCGGGTTAATGCTGCTGTATAATTGGTCTTTTATTTTGCTGTCTTCGGGAAAGTTGTTAAAGGGTAGTCGATTTAATACAGTTAAACGTTGGCTAGGATTGCTACTCATTGGGCTCGCGGTCACAGGTACTCTTTTTCATTCACTCAGCCGCCCAGGTTTATATATTAGTCTGATGCTTGTCACTCTGATCGCTGTTTGTGATTGGATCGTAACACGTGTTCGTAAGAAACGTACCGTTGATACGGATAAGGAACCGAATAAAGGGAATTTATTGTTAGAAATTCAGGGATTAATAGATTACTCAAAGGATCCGATAAAAATCATTCGACCGAAAAAAAATAAAACTTAA
- a CDS encoding aldo/keto reductase family protein → MKYRRLGGTGLKVSEISLGSWLTYGGYVERDNAVKAIETAYELGVNFFDTANVYEKGAAEKVLGETLRNYPRESYVLATKVFGEMGTGPNDRGLSRKHITEQCHASLKRLGVEYVDIMYCHRFDTETPIEETLRALDDLVRQGKVYYVGVSEWTAAQMTEALAVADRYLLDHIVVNQPIYNMFERYIEKEIIPLGERRGIGQVVFSPLAQGLLTGKYNTDIPEDSRAAKLDRLKKAITEEKIDKVRQLSGVASELNISVGNLALAWILRQPNVASALVGASRPEQVVENVNASGIELSEDILKQIEGILS, encoded by the coding sequence ATGAAATATCGTAGATTAGGTGGAACAGGCCTAAAAGTTAGCGAGATTAGTTTGGGAAGCTGGCTGACATACGGAGGATACGTAGAAAGAGATAATGCTGTTAAAGCCATTGAAACCGCTTACGAATTAGGCGTGAATTTTTTTGATACGGCAAATGTTTACGAAAAGGGTGCTGCTGAGAAAGTGCTAGGCGAGACCTTGCGGAACTATCCTAGAGAATCCTATGTGCTCGCAACTAAAGTATTTGGCGAAATGGGGACAGGGCCTAACGATCGTGGACTATCCCGTAAGCATATCACTGAGCAGTGCCATGCCAGCTTGAAGCGTCTCGGAGTAGAATACGTGGATATAATGTATTGCCACCGTTTTGATACGGAAACTCCAATTGAAGAGACCTTACGTGCGCTGGATGATCTAGTTCGTCAGGGTAAGGTGTATTATGTCGGAGTTAGTGAGTGGACTGCGGCGCAAATGACGGAAGCGTTAGCTGTAGCAGATCGCTATTTGCTAGATCATATCGTGGTTAATCAACCGATTTATAATATGTTCGAACGTTATATTGAAAAAGAAATCATTCCGCTCGGCGAGCGCCGTGGCATTGGACAGGTTGTATTTTCTCCGCTAGCTCAAGGTTTGTTAACTGGGAAGTATAACACCGATATTCCTGAGGATAGTCGCGCAGCTAAGCTGGATCGGCTGAAGAAGGCGATTACGGAAGAGAAGATTGACAAGGTTCGTCAATTGAGCGGAGTCGCTTCGGAGCTGAATATTTCCGTAGGAAATCTGGCTTTAGCTTGGATATTGCGTCAGCCTAATGTGGCTAGTGCGCTGGTGGGTGCCAGTCGTCCGGAGCAGGTCGTGGAGAATGTGAATGCTTCCGGTATAGAGCTCTCAGAAGATATTTTGAAACAGATTGAAGGTATCCTTAGTTAG
- a CDS encoding spore coat protein CotJB, with translation MEANPCDQRYYELLEQLQTLDFALVELNLYLNTHPDDLRSIEQFNQLTQERTKLANHFQELYGPLQNFGRAYSKCPWEWNQTPWPWQV, from the coding sequence ATGGAGGCAAATCCTTGCGACCAACGTTATTATGAATTGCTTGAGCAACTGCAGACACTTGATTTTGCCTTAGTGGAGTTGAACTTATATCTAAATACTCATCCTGATGATCTGCGAAGTATTGAACAATTTAATCAGCTTACGCAGGAACGTACCAAGCTTGCGAATCATTTTCAGGAGTTATATGGCCCGCTGCAGAATTTTGGCCGCGCTTATTCAAAATGTCCGTGGGAATGGAATCAGACCCCTTGGCCTTGGCAGGTGTAA
- a CDS encoding MmcQ/YjbR family DNA-binding protein, with translation MKNNILEYCLKKKGATQEHPFGPTPLVIKVADKMFALIFEETGKVVRLNLKCDPVIAENLREQHESVRPGFHMNKKHWNSIMIDGSLPESDVFDMIDHSYDMVVKKLPKSLRESIVEMNK, from the coding sequence TTGAAGAATAACATCCTCGAATACTGTTTGAAAAAGAAAGGAGCGACTCAGGAGCATCCGTTTGGACCCACTCCATTGGTCATCAAAGTTGCTGATAAAATGTTCGCACTTATTTTTGAGGAAACAGGGAAGGTTGTTCGCTTAAACCTAAAATGTGACCCAGTCATTGCGGAAAACCTAAGAGAGCAACATGAGAGCGTTCGACCGGGATTTCATATGAACAAAAAGCACTGGAATTCAATCATGATTGATGGTTCCTTGCCAGAGTCGGATGTCTTTGACATGATTGACCACTCTTACGATATGGTTGTCAAAAAGCTTCCTAAAAGCCTCCGAGAATCTATAGTGGAAATGAACAAATGA
- a CDS encoding NAD(P)-dependent oxidoreductase — MAKVVVTGGSGMLGRWVVRHFVEQGYEVVNVDTQKSADSLCQTIIADLNNLGEVYGVLAGADAVVHLAAIPAANIKTSEVTFQNNVVSTYNILEAAAGLGIRKAVIASSESSYGICFAVNPLGPQYVPMDEEHPQLPEDSYGLSKVVNEQTAEMFHRRMGIQVVSLRIGNVIDPSAYERFPSFIHDPAQRDRILWSYIDTRDVATACQLAIETDGLGAVALNICADETSMAVPSRELMATRYPEVTDFRHPLEGHESLLSNEKAKKLLNWQPKHVWRDYVNQ; from the coding sequence ATGGCGAAAGTAGTTGTTACTGGCGGAAGTGGAATGCTTGGTAGATGGGTCGTCCGACATTTTGTAGAGCAAGGGTATGAGGTTGTGAATGTGGATACGCAAAAATCTGCAGATTCCTTGTGTCAAACGATCATTGCTGATTTGAATAATTTAGGTGAAGTGTACGGCGTACTTGCAGGCGCTGATGCAGTTGTGCATTTGGCTGCGATCCCAGCCGCAAATATAAAGACGAGTGAAGTCACTTTTCAAAACAATGTAGTTTCCACTTATAACATTCTGGAGGCCGCTGCTGGACTCGGAATTCGCAAAGCAGTTATTGCTTCCAGTGAATCCTCTTACGGAATCTGTTTTGCGGTTAACCCTTTAGGACCGCAGTATGTGCCTATGGATGAGGAGCATCCACAATTGCCTGAGGACAGCTATGGTCTGTCTAAAGTTGTGAATGAGCAGACAGCGGAGATGTTCCACCGCAGAATGGGCATACAGGTCGTTTCCCTAAGAATCGGAAATGTCATTGATCCATCGGCGTATGAGCGTTTCCCTTCCTTCATTCATGATCCAGCGCAGCGCGATCGGATTTTGTGGAGTTATATTGATACACGGGATGTAGCTACAGCTTGCCAATTGGCTATTGAAACGGACGGACTGGGCGCGGTTGCTCTTAATATATGTGCAGATGAGACCAGCATGGCTGTTCCTAGCAGAGAGCTAATGGCCACGCGTTATCCGGAGGTGACGGATTTCCGTCATCCGCTGGAGGGTCATGAGTCGCTACTTAGTAATGAAAAGGCCAAGAAGCTGTTGAATTGGCAGCCGAAGCACGTATGGCGAGATTACGTTAACCAGTAA
- a CDS encoding helix-turn-helix domain-containing protein, which translates to MDTAKSTSNYIPKTPLTIECNVEKTLEVLGGKWAFLVLREQINGTQRFGALQRKITNVSPRALTSTLRHLEEHGVLERNVFPTVPVTVEYSLTPKGEDLHQILKEMKLLSAKWT; encoded by the coding sequence TTGGATACAGCTAAATCTACAAGTAATTATATCCCTAAAACCCCACTTACTATTGAGTGTAATGTAGAAAAAACACTTGAAGTATTGGGCGGAAAATGGGCTTTTCTTGTGCTAAGAGAGCAAATCAATGGCACTCAACGCTTTGGAGCGCTGCAGCGAAAAATCACTAATGTTAGCCCCCGTGCGTTAACTAGTACGTTGCGCCATTTAGAGGAACACGGTGTACTTGAGCGCAACGTATTTCCTACCGTACCGGTTACAGTGGAATATTCATTAACTCCAAAAGGTGAGGATTTACATCAAATTTTGAAGGAAATGAAGCTATTGTCGGCCAAATGGACGTAG
- a CDS encoding manganese catalase family protein, with translation MWIYEKKLQYPVRVGKCDIRMARYLSEQYGGADGELAAALRYMNQRYTIPDKVIGVLNDISTEEFAHLEMIATMIYKLTKDASVCELEEAGLGPHFAQHDHALFYSNSAGVPFTAAYIQAKGDPLADLYEDIAAEEKARATYQWLIDMTDDVDLQDSLKFLREREIIHAIRFKEAVQIIIDDRNQKRVF, from the coding sequence ATGTGGATATACGAAAAAAAACTGCAATATCCGGTACGGGTCGGCAAATGTGATATCCGGATGGCGCGTTATTTAAGTGAGCAATACGGAGGAGCGGACGGCGAGTTAGCCGCTGCCTTGCGCTATATGAATCAAAGATACACGATCCCAGATAAAGTTATTGGTGTTTTGAACGATATTTCTACTGAGGAATTCGCACACCTCGAAATGATTGCCACGATGATCTACAAGCTGACGAAGGATGCTTCGGTATGCGAATTAGAGGAAGCTGGGTTAGGTCCACATTTTGCGCAGCACGATCATGCGTTGTTCTATTCGAACTCTGCCGGCGTCCCCTTTACAGCAGCCTACATTCAAGCCAAGGGAGACCCGCTGGCGGATTTGTATGAGGACATTGCGGCGGAGGAAAAGGCTCGGGCTACATACCAGTGGCTGATTGACATGACGGATGACGTGGACCTACAGGATAGTCTTAAGTTCCTGCGGGAGCGGGAGATTATCCATGCGATTCGGTTTAAAGAAGCCGTGCAGATTATTATTGATGATCGGAATCAGAAGCGGGTGTTCTGA
- a CDS encoding NAD-dependent epimerase/dehydratase family protein yields MKVLFIGGTGLISQAVSPLVVDQGIELYLFNRGQRDEFVPEGAKVIRGDIRNPAEAAEVWRDYEFDVVVDWIAFTPEHVQTDIDLFMGKTKQYIFISSAP; encoded by the coding sequence ATGAAGGTATTATTTATCGGAGGTACGGGATTAATTAGTCAGGCTGTATCCCCGTTGGTCGTAGATCAAGGTATCGAGCTGTATTTATTCAACCGAGGACAGCGGGACGAATTCGTTCCAGAAGGTGCGAAGGTGATTAGAGGAGACATACGTAATCCGGCGGAGGCTGCAGAAGTATGGCGAGATTACGAATTTGACGTAGTGGTGGACTGGATTGCTTTTACACCGGAACATGTGCAGACAGACATTGACCTGTTCATGGGTAAGACAAAGCAATACATTTTCATCAGCTCGGCTCCTTGA
- a CDS encoding class I SAM-dependent methyltransferase, with protein sequence MPTHPFVSRFFVNSDARREKLIYDLPESWWSRPFEYEWCINFISPHGVVLDAACGIPHPLKFYLAGVCVEVYACDMDSRVIYREDILDAITDEIGEKAAKQVVARRTNNLHLAQANLMELPYEDESFDTIFCISVLAHLTLENTVRTLREFHRTLNEEGLLVLTFDYPTVNLSLMNDLLLQAGFQYWGETDFELPADAVYTDLWGGLHCFRAVLKKSKG encoded by the coding sequence ATGCCAACACATCCCTTTGTCTCGCGTTTTTTTGTGAACTCTGATGCACGTCGTGAGAAGTTAATTTATGATTTGCCTGAATCCTGGTGGAGCCGTCCCTTTGAATATGAGTGGTGTATTAACTTCATTTCTCCACATGGTGTGGTGCTGGATGCAGCTTGTGGGATTCCTCATCCCTTGAAATTTTATTTAGCTGGGGTTTGTGTAGAGGTCTACGCTTGCGATATGGACAGCAGGGTTATTTACCGGGAGGACATCCTTGATGCGATTACAGATGAGATCGGGGAAAAAGCGGCGAAGCAAGTTGTAGCGAGAAGAACTAACAATTTACATCTTGCTCAAGCCAATCTGATGGAGCTGCCCTATGAGGATGAGAGCTTTGACACTATTTTTTGCATATCGGTGTTGGCGCATTTGACCCTAGAGAATACGGTACGTACTTTGCGAGAATTTCACCGAACGTTGAACGAAGAAGGACTACTGGTGCTAACTTTTGATTACCCGACTGTAAACCTAAGTCTAATGAATGATCTGCTGCTGCAAGCTGGATTTCAGTATTGGGGGGAGACCGATTTTGAGTTGCCTGCTGATGCTGTGTATACGGATTTGTGGGGTGGGTTACATTGCTTCAGGGCTGTTCTGAAAAAATCAAAGGGATAA